In one window of Rhizobium glycinendophyticum DNA:
- a CDS encoding mandelate racemase/muconate lactonizing enzyme family protein: MKITSLQTYVVATPAPHIGGMYWIFVELETACGIRGVGEIYSTAFHPSGIAMLVEDVFARYLDGHDPHQIERFWRAAYSSGFTQRPDPTMVGIISGLEIACWDIIGKAAGRPVADLLGGTVHEKLRAYTYLYPKDANGEYDYNDPDLAAEEAIRMVDAGFTAVKFDPAGPYTNYSGHQLSLPVMDRCEEFCRKIRDAIGNRADILFGTHGQMVPSSAIRLAKRLEKYDPLWFEEPVPPGQEAAMAEVARATSIPVSTGERLTTKYEFQRVLQLGSASILQMNVARVGGLLEAKKIAGMAESFYAQIAPHLYNGPVGAAASIQLSAATPNFLIHEAIMDFGGFHAEVLKSKLTFDDGYLIPSREPGLGIELDHDVIARHTPYTGNRLHLQMAPEPVDVKAFAPAKG, encoded by the coding sequence ATGAAGATCACATCGCTTCAGACATACGTCGTCGCAACCCCCGCGCCGCATATCGGCGGCATGTATTGGATTTTCGTTGAGCTGGAGACGGCCTGCGGTATCCGCGGCGTCGGCGAAATCTATTCGACGGCTTTCCATCCCTCGGGCATTGCCATGCTGGTGGAAGACGTTTTCGCCCGCTACCTGGATGGCCACGACCCACATCAGATCGAACGCTTCTGGCGTGCCGCCTATTCGAGCGGCTTCACCCAGCGCCCGGATCCGACCATGGTCGGCATCATCTCCGGGCTTGAAATTGCCTGCTGGGACATCATCGGAAAGGCTGCGGGGCGTCCGGTGGCCGACCTTCTCGGCGGCACCGTGCACGAGAAGCTGCGGGCCTATACCTATCTCTATCCGAAAGACGCCAACGGCGAATATGACTACAACGATCCGGATCTCGCCGCAGAAGAAGCGATCCGCATGGTGGATGCCGGCTTCACCGCCGTGAAGTTCGATCCGGCTGGCCCGTACACCAACTATTCCGGGCACCAGTTGTCATTGCCGGTTATGGATCGCTGCGAGGAGTTTTGCCGAAAGATCCGCGACGCGATCGGCAACCGGGCGGATATCCTGTTCGGCACCCATGGCCAGATGGTCCCCTCGTCGGCGATCCGGCTTGCCAAGCGGCTGGAGAAATATGATCCGCTCTGGTTCGAGGAACCCGTACCCCCTGGTCAGGAAGCAGCCATGGCGGAAGTGGCCCGCGCCACCTCGATCCCGGTATCGACGGGCGAACGTCTGACGACCAAATATGAGTTCCAGAGAGTATTGCAGCTTGGCTCGGCCTCGATCCTGCAGATGAATGTCGCACGCGTCGGCGGCTTGCTGGAGGCGAAGAAAATCGCCGGGATGGCCGAGTCCTTTTATGCGCAGATTGCGCCGCACCTCTACAATGGCCCTGTGGGTGCAGCCGCCAGCATCCAACTTTCGGCCGCGACCCCGAATTTCCTGATCCATGAGGCCATCATGGATTTCGGAGGGTTCCATGCGGAGGTGCTGAAGTCCAAGCTGACCTTCGACGATGGCTACCTCATTCCGTCGCGCGAACCGGGTCTCGGCATCGAACTCGACCACGATGTCATCGCCCGGCACACGCCCTATACCGGTAACCGGCTGCATCTGCAGATGGCACCGGAACCTGTCGACGTGAAGGCCTTCGCGCCGGCCAAGGGTTGA
- a CDS encoding formate dehydrogenase beta subunit produces MSVTVFVPRDAAALAVGADKVAAAIEREAKARGQDVTIVRNGSRGMLWLEVLVEVRTEHGRVAYGPVRASDVPSLFDAGFLEGGQHPLGQGLTKEIPFLKGQTRLTFARCGVTDPLSLDDYRHYQGLKGLANAIAMAPAEIVKQVTDSGLRGRGGAGFPTGIKWKTVADAKADQKYIVCNADEGDSGTFADRMIMEGDPFVLIEGMAIAGIAVGATKGYVYTRSEYPHAIAMMEEAIQIARREGILGPSVMGSAYAFDMEVRMGAGAYVCGEETSLLNSLEGKRGVVRAKPPLPALQGLFGKPTVVNNVMSLASIPVIMDRGAAFYRDFGVGRSHGTIPIQLAGNLKHGGLYETAFGLPLGQLINEIGGGTISGRPVKAVQVGGPLGAYFPPSLFDTIFDYEAFTAAGGLIGHAGVVVFDDTADMLKQARFAMEFCAVESCGKCTPCRIGSTRGVETVDKIARGIEPEKNKVLLEDLCNTMKFGSLCALGGFTPYPVMSAMTHFPEDFAPVPVREAAE; encoded by the coding sequence ATGAGCGTTACCGTCTTCGTCCCCCGCGATGCGGCAGCGCTTGCCGTTGGTGCAGACAAGGTGGCGGCTGCCATCGAACGTGAAGCCAAGGCGCGCGGCCAGGACGTCACCATCGTCCGCAATGGCTCACGCGGCATGCTGTGGCTTGAAGTGCTGGTCGAAGTCCGCACGGAGCACGGTCGCGTCGCCTATGGTCCTGTCAGGGCCTCCGATGTGCCGTCGCTTTTCGATGCCGGCTTCCTTGAGGGTGGCCAGCATCCGCTCGGCCAAGGCCTCACCAAGGAGATCCCATTCCTGAAAGGTCAGACGCGCCTGACCTTTGCCCGTTGCGGTGTCACAGATCCTCTGTCGCTCGATGATTACCGCCACTACCAGGGCCTCAAGGGCCTTGCGAATGCCATCGCCATGGCACCGGCCGAGATTGTCAAACAGGTCACCGACAGTGGATTGCGCGGTCGTGGCGGTGCAGGCTTCCCGACCGGCATCAAGTGGAAGACGGTCGCGGACGCGAAGGCCGACCAGAAATACATCGTCTGCAATGCCGACGAGGGCGACAGCGGCACCTTTGCCGACCGGATGATCATGGAGGGTGATCCCTTCGTGCTGATCGAAGGCATGGCGATTGCCGGCATCGCGGTGGGTGCCACCAAGGGCTATGTCTATACCCGCTCCGAATATCCGCATGCCATTGCCATGATGGAAGAGGCGATCCAGATCGCGCGGCGCGAGGGTATCCTCGGCCCATCGGTGATGGGTTCGGCCTATGCCTTCGACATGGAAGTGCGCATGGGTGCCGGTGCCTATGTCTGCGGCGAGGAGACCTCTCTCCTGAACAGCCTTGAAGGCAAGCGCGGCGTGGTGCGTGCCAAGCCGCCGCTGCCGGCACTTCAGGGCCTGTTCGGCAAGCCGACCGTCGTGAACAATGTCATGTCGCTCGCCTCCATCCCTGTCATCATGGACCGTGGTGCTGCGTTCTACCGCGACTTCGGCGTCGGTCGTTCGCATGGCACGATCCCGATCCAGCTCGCCGGCAATCTCAAGCATGGCGGCCTCTACGAGACCGCGTTCGGCCTGCCACTCGGCCAGCTGATTAACGAGATCGGCGGCGGAACGATTTCGGGTCGCCCGGTCAAGGCCGTGCAGGTCGGCGGGCCGCTCGGCGCCTATTTCCCCCCATCGCTGTTCGACACGATCTTCGACTACGAGGCCTTCACCGCCGCCGGTGGCCTGATCGGCCATGCCGGCGTGGTTGTCTTCGACGATACGGCCGACATGCTGAAACAGGCGCGCTTTGCCATGGAGTTCTGTGCGGTCGAAAGCTGCGGCAAGTGCACGCCCTGTCGTATCGGTTCGACACGCGGCGTGGAGACGGTCGATAAGATCGCCCGCGGCATCGAGCCGGAGAAAAACAAGGTGCTGCTGGAAGACCTTTGCAACACCATGAAATTCGGTTCGCTCTGTGCGTTGGGTGGGTTCACGCCCTATCCGGTCATGAGCGCCATGACGCATTTCCCGGAAGATTTTGCACCGGTACCGGTCAGGGAGGCCGCGGAATGA
- a CDS encoding formate dehydrogenase subunit gamma, with the protein MNIRVAADDVSARISAVIAELQHLEGPMLPILHRLQEEFGYIPEIAKQIIASALNLSRAEVHGVITFYHDFRAQPAGRHVLKLCRAEACQSMGCEPLADKIKAKLGIDWHETTADGAVTLEPVFCLGLCAQAPAAMLDGELHARLDEHCLSDILAEVRS; encoded by the coding sequence ATGAATATTCGTGTGGCTGCGGACGATGTCTCCGCCCGCATTTCGGCTGTGATCGCCGAACTGCAGCATCTGGAAGGCCCGATGCTGCCGATCCTGCATCGCCTGCAGGAGGAATTCGGCTACATCCCTGAGATCGCCAAGCAGATCATCGCCAGCGCGCTGAACCTGTCGCGCGCCGAGGTGCATGGCGTCATCACCTTCTACCACGATTTCCGCGCCCAACCGGCTGGGCGACATGTTCTGAAGCTCTGTCGCGCCGAGGCTTGCCAGTCGATGGGCTGCGAGCCTCTGGCGGACAAGATCAAGGCAAAGCTCGGTATCGACTGGCACGAGACGACGGCTGACGGTGCCGTCACTCTCGAACCTGTCTTCTGTCTCGGCCTCTGCGCCCAGGCGCCGGCTGCCATGCTCGACGGCGAGCTGCATGCCCGGCTCGACGAACACTGTCTTAGCGACATTCTGGCGGAGGTGCGCTCATGA
- a CDS encoding F0F1 ATP synthase subunit epsilon — protein sequence MADNFNFELVSPERLLLSAQVSEVVIPATDGEMTVMANHAPTMTTIKPGIISVKLASGQVSKYVVFGGFADVLPTGCTLLAESAVPLAEIAPDTLTKRIEEARKELEGVEHHEHRTRLEQYLAELTNLNGVLVAA from the coding sequence ATGGCCGACAATTTCAACTTTGAGCTCGTTTCGCCCGAGCGTCTGCTGCTCTCCGCCCAGGTGAGCGAGGTCGTGATTCCGGCGACCGACGGCGAAATGACCGTCATGGCCAATCATGCGCCGACGATGACGACCATCAAGCCGGGCATCATCAGCGTGAAGCTCGCTTCTGGCCAGGTCAGCAAGTATGTCGTCTTTGGCGGCTTTGCCGACGTCCTGCCGACTGGCTGCACCCTGCTCGCCGAATCGGCCGTACCGCTCGCCGAGATTGCCCCCGATACGCTCACGAAACGCATCGAGGAAGCCCGCAAGGAGCTCGAAGGGGTCGAGCATCACGAGCACCGTACCCGTCTCGAGCAGTACCTGGCCGAACTGACCAATCTGAACGGCGTTCTGGTCGCGGCGTAA
- a CDS encoding LysR family transcriptional regulator translates to MIDKLEFFIALARQQHFGRAAEECGVTQPTLSAGIRQLEEQLGVMLVQRGSRFLGLTPEGQRVLEWARRIVGDTRTMREEMRAARRGLAGHIRLAVIPTALAMVQKLTEPFQTRHPDVTFSVLSRTSLQVLSLLENLEIDAGITYLDNEPLGRVTSVPLYSERYHLITAVGTPLADRDSVTWSEVADLRLCLLTADMQNRRIINQHMAEAGVTPKPTLESNSMIVLFSHIRTGKWASIMPRNVAESFGFGEEIRMIPITAPEAEHLVGLVATHREPFTPLVSGLLHEARLLAASNAFDRNLLSSDGSAVLTS, encoded by the coding sequence ATGATCGACAAGCTGGAATTCTTCATCGCACTCGCCCGCCAGCAGCATTTTGGCCGCGCTGCGGAAGAATGTGGCGTGACGCAGCCGACGCTGTCTGCCGGCATCCGGCAACTCGAAGAGCAGCTCGGCGTCATGCTGGTGCAGCGTGGCTCCCGCTTTCTAGGGCTGACGCCAGAAGGCCAACGGGTGCTCGAATGGGCGCGGCGGATCGTCGGGGATACCCGCACCATGCGCGAGGAGATGCGGGCCGCCCGGCGGGGCCTTGCGGGTCATATCCGGCTTGCGGTTATTCCGACCGCGCTTGCCATGGTACAGAAGCTCACCGAACCCTTCCAGACCCGGCATCCGGACGTCACCTTTTCCGTCCTGTCGCGCACCTCGCTGCAGGTCTTGAGCTTGCTCGAAAACCTCGAGATCGACGCCGGCATCACCTATCTCGACAACGAGCCGCTCGGGCGCGTCACCAGCGTGCCGCTCTATTCCGAGCGCTACCACCTAATCACGGCTGTCGGCACCCCGCTTGCCGACCGCGACAGCGTTACCTGGAGCGAGGTGGCCGATCTCAGGCTCTGTCTTCTGACCGCCGATATGCAGAACCGCCGGATCATCAACCAGCATATGGCGGAGGCCGGTGTGACGCCGAAGCCGACACTCGAATCCAATTCGATGATCGTGCTCTTTTCCCATATCCGGACGGGGAAATGGGCCTCGATCATGCCGAGAAACGTGGCTGAATCCTTCGGCTTTGGCGAGGAGATCCGGATGATTCCGATCACCGCGCCCGAGGCCGAACATCTGGTCGGCCTGGTCGCCACCCATCGCGAACCCTTCACGCCGCTCGTCTCCGGCCTGTTGCATGAGGCGCGCTTGCTGGCCGCCTCAAATGCCTTCGATAGAAATCTTCTATCGAGCGACGGAAGCGCCGTATTGACCTCCTGA
- a CDS encoding L-lactate dehydrogenase → MKVGIVGAGMVGSSAGYALALMGIASEIVLVDQNSALALAQAEDIAHAVPFMSSTVVNAGGYRDLEGCGVVILAAGVSQKPGETRLELLGRNALVFHAVLREVLPVVPDAIFLIASNPVDIMTQITTRLSGIAPQRVIGSGTILDTARFRSLVGRHLGISPQSVHAYVLGEHGDSEVLAWSAARAGSVALSSFAAQVGSPLTETVRAGIDDGVRNAAYKIIKGKGSTYYGIGAGLARIVKAIGGDQRDVLTVSIATPEVAGVNDVALSIPRVVGAGGVVVDLFPDLEEAEYLALNRSASLLKQQADAVSITGLL, encoded by the coding sequence ATGAAGGTTGGCATCGTCGGCGCAGGCATGGTCGGAAGCTCCGCAGGTTACGCCCTTGCGCTGATGGGGATCGCCAGCGAGATCGTGCTCGTCGACCAGAATTCGGCGCTCGCCTTAGCACAGGCGGAAGACATCGCCCATGCCGTGCCATTCATGTCGTCAACCGTCGTCAATGCCGGGGGCTACCGCGATCTCGAAGGTTGCGGCGTGGTTATTCTGGCGGCTGGCGTCAGTCAGAAGCCGGGCGAGACGCGGCTTGAGCTGCTTGGCCGCAATGCGCTCGTCTTCCACGCGGTGCTGCGTGAAGTCCTGCCTGTAGTGCCCGATGCGATCTTTTTAATCGCGTCCAATCCCGTCGATATCATGACCCAGATCACCACGCGCCTATCCGGCATTGCGCCGCAAAGGGTCATCGGATCAGGCACCATCCTCGATACCGCCCGGTTCCGCAGTCTGGTCGGCCGGCACCTGGGCATATCCCCGCAATCCGTCCATGCCTATGTGCTCGGAGAACACGGCGACAGCGAGGTTCTCGCTTGGTCGGCGGCACGGGCCGGTTCCGTCGCACTTTCGTCCTTCGCTGCCCAGGTCGGTTCGCCTCTCACCGAAACTGTGCGTGCTGGTATTGACGATGGGGTCCGCAACGCCGCCTACAAGATCATCAAGGGCAAGGGTTCGACCTATTACGGTATCGGCGCGGGTCTCGCCCGTATCGTGAAAGCCATTGGCGGCGATCAGCGGGATGTGTTGACGGTGTCTATCGCGACCCCCGAGGTTGCCGGCGTGAATGATGTCGCATTGTCTATTCCGCGAGTCGTCGGGGCAGGCGGTGTTGTGGTCGATCTATTCCCGGATCTGGAAGAGGCCGAATATCTAGCCTTGAACCGCAGCGCGTCACTGTTGAAGCAACAGGCGGATGCAGTGTCGATCACGGGTCTTTTATGA
- a CDS encoding GMC family oxidoreductase, with translation MEFDFVIVGAGSAGCIVASRLSESGRHSVLLVEAGGEDKSFWFKIPVGYAKSYYNPKVNWMYRTEPETELGGRRIYAPRGKVQGGSGSINAMVFVRGDRSDFDDWRDAGNLGWAFDDVLPFFRKLETHARGESHWHGGHGPIHVTPMRGGTHAVSDAFLEACNQLGLPANGDFNGATIEGAGVYDINTRRGQRSHSSAEYLRPALRRGSVHIERNAHATRVVLSSDGKAQAVEVVQNGRVRTFHARREVILSAGAIDTPKLLQLSGIADGSALRLLGIPTKHHLPAVGQNLQDHLCASFYYRSKQPTLNGDFASLLGQAKFGLAYLLRRSGPFAMSVNQAGGFFRGRPEEARPNIQLYFNPLSYRIPDNPRAGLTPEPYPGFLMAFNACRPTSRGTVSITSPDPLSAPQIRPHYLTTDRDIEEVLQGSRLMRTIASQPALQSWIEEEVSPSASADSDEKLLEYFRHNSGSIYHLCGSCRMGSDAGQSVVDHRLRVHGIPGLRIVDASVFPNITAGNINAPTMMVAEKASSMILEDMR, from the coding sequence ATGGAATTTGACTTTGTCATCGTCGGCGCCGGCTCGGCCGGCTGCATTGTCGCCAGTCGTCTGAGTGAGAGCGGCCGCCATAGCGTGCTGCTGGTCGAGGCGGGCGGGGAGGACAAATCCTTCTGGTTCAAGATCCCGGTCGGATATGCCAAGAGCTACTACAATCCGAAGGTCAACTGGATGTATCGGACCGAGCCGGAGACGGAACTCGGCGGACGAAGGATCTATGCCCCGCGGGGGAAGGTCCAGGGCGGGTCGGGCTCGATCAATGCAATGGTTTTCGTAAGGGGCGACCGGAGCGACTTCGACGACTGGCGAGACGCCGGCAATCTTGGCTGGGCTTTTGATGACGTTTTGCCATTCTTCCGCAAGCTGGAAACCCATGCCCGGGGCGAAAGCCATTGGCATGGCGGCCATGGGCCAATCCATGTCACGCCAATGCGCGGTGGGACCCATGCCGTCAGCGATGCCTTCCTTGAAGCCTGCAATCAACTTGGGCTGCCGGCAAACGGGGATTTTAACGGCGCGACCATCGAGGGTGCCGGGGTCTATGACATCAACACACGCCGCGGCCAACGCTCCCATTCGAGCGCGGAATATCTGAGACCCGCCCTGCGCCGCGGTTCGGTTCACATCGAGCGCAACGCTCATGCGACCCGAGTGGTGCTCAGTTCAGATGGCAAAGCCCAGGCGGTGGAGGTCGTTCAAAATGGGCGGGTTCGGACCTTTCACGCGCGCCGGGAGGTGATCCTCTCGGCTGGTGCAATCGACACGCCGAAGCTGCTGCAACTGTCCGGCATTGCCGATGGGTCCGCGCTTCGTTTGTTGGGGATCCCGACCAAGCATCACCTGCCAGCCGTGGGACAGAACCTGCAGGACCATCTTTGCGCCAGTTTCTATTACCGCTCCAAGCAGCCGACGCTGAACGGCGATTTCGCCAGCCTGCTCGGTCAGGCGAAGTTTGGCCTTGCCTACCTGCTTCGACGCAGCGGCCCCTTTGCCATGAGCGTCAATCAGGCGGGTGGTTTCTTCCGCGGCCGACCTGAAGAAGCGCGGCCGAACATCCAGCTCTACTTCAACCCGCTCTCGTACCGTATCCCCGACAACCCTCGCGCCGGACTGACACCGGAGCCCTATCCGGGCTTCCTGATGGCCTTCAACGCCTGCCGTCCGACAAGCAGGGGGACCGTGAGCATCACATCGCCAGATCCGCTTTCTGCACCGCAGATCCGGCCCCATTATCTGACGACGGACCGGGATATTGAGGAGGTCTTGCAGGGCAGCCGGCTGATGCGGACAATTGCGTCTCAACCTGCACTCCAGTCCTGGATCGAGGAAGAAGTATCACCTTCGGCCAGTGCTGACAGCGATGAGAAGCTGCTGGAGTATTTCCGCCACAACAGTGGCTCAATCTACCATCTCTGTGGTAGCTGCCGAATGGGGTCCGACGCGGGCCAGTCCGTGGTCGATCACCGCTTGCGGGTGCATGGCATTCCCGGTCTGCGCATCGTCGACGCCTCTGTCTTTCCCAACATTACCGCTGGCAATATCAACGCCCCGACCATGATGGTCGCTGAGAAAGCCTCTTCAATGATCCTGGAAGATATGCGTTGA
- a CDS encoding aldehyde dehydrogenase family protein: protein MPTFRNFIGGSFQEPGTNETIEVRNPATGQVFAAVPAATEAEVIAAVRHAAEAQKSWGRLPAIERGNTLRRLADIIETNAGRIGEALAKESGKSLADATGEAIYGVELMRYHAEWARRIEGEVIESDTPDETLMLKRAPIGVVACLIPFNFPIYTLVRKIAPALIAGNAVVVRPSNNTPTSAFIFAECVAEAGLPAGLVNIMTMTHDVAEVMCKRHEVGMITLTGSVTAGQVVLDYCKANIAKPSLELGGKTPVIVEPDADLDVVTRSVLAAKTAHCGQVCTSVERLYVHASVHGDLLERLKTAFAARRFGDRSAHPDHMGPLANAAARLRVHHMVERAQAEGAIVETGGYLPDGDGYFYPPTLLSGCHQSMEIVQEEVFGPVLAVIPYTEFDEALAMASDHQFGLASVVFSESYRKVMKAANEIEAGELYVNRFPADPYQGYHAGWKRSGLGGDDGKHGMLEFTQTRLVILKH, encoded by the coding sequence ATGCCCACTTTCCGCAATTTCATCGGAGGCTCCTTCCAGGAGCCCGGCACGAATGAAACAATCGAGGTGCGAAACCCGGCAACCGGGCAGGTCTTCGCCGCTGTTCCGGCGGCCACCGAGGCGGAAGTCATCGCCGCCGTACGCCACGCTGCCGAGGCGCAGAAGTCCTGGGGACGGCTACCGGCCATCGAACGCGGCAATACGCTTCGCCGTCTGGCAGACATCATCGAAACCAATGCCGGCCGGATCGGCGAGGCCCTTGCGAAAGAATCGGGAAAGAGCCTCGCCGATGCCACGGGTGAGGCGATCTACGGCGTCGAACTGATGCGCTATCATGCCGAATGGGCCCGGCGCATCGAAGGCGAGGTAATCGAGAGCGACACCCCGGACGAGACCCTGATGCTGAAGCGCGCGCCGATCGGCGTCGTTGCCTGCCTCATCCCCTTCAATTTTCCGATCTATACGCTCGTGCGCAAGATCGCGCCGGCCCTGATTGCCGGCAATGCCGTCGTGGTCCGCCCGTCGAACAACACGCCAACCTCCGCTTTCATCTTTGCGGAATGCGTCGCGGAAGCCGGCCTGCCCGCCGGTCTGGTCAATATCATGACCATGACCCACGACGTGGCGGAGGTGATGTGCAAACGGCACGAAGTCGGCATGATCACACTAACCGGCAGCGTCACGGCTGGTCAGGTCGTTCTTGACTATTGCAAGGCCAATATTGCCAAGCCCTCGCTTGAGCTGGGCGGCAAGACACCTGTGATCGTCGAGCCGGACGCCGATCTCGATGTCGTCACCCGAAGTGTGCTGGCGGCAAAGACCGCCCATTGCGGCCAGGTCTGTACTTCGGTGGAACGTCTTTACGTGCACGCCTCCGTTCACGGCGATCTTTTGGAGCGGCTGAAAACAGCCTTTGCCGCCCGCCGCTTCGGCGACCGGTCGGCGCATCCCGATCACATGGGACCGCTTGCCAATGCCGCCGCCCGGCTTCGCGTGCATCACATGGTCGAACGAGCCCAGGCGGAAGGCGCGATTGTCGAGACCGGCGGCTATCTGCCGGACGGAGATGGATACTTCTACCCGCCGACGCTGCTCTCGGGCTGTCACCAGTCGATGGAGATTGTCCAGGAAGAGGTTTTCGGGCCCGTGCTGGCGGTCATCCCCTATACCGAATTCGACGAGGCTCTCGCAATGGCGAGCGATCATCAGTTCGGCCTCGCTTCGGTGGTCTTTTCCGAGAGCTACCGCAAGGTGATGAAGGCGGCGAACGAGATCGAGGCGGGCGAACTCTATGTCAACCGCTTCCCGGCCGATCCCTATCAGGGCTACCACGCCGGCTGGAAGCGGTCGGGTCTCGGCGGCGACGACGGCAAGCACGGCATGTTGGAATTCACCCAGACACGCCTCGTCATTCTCAAACACTGA
- a CDS encoding DUF4287 domain-containing protein: protein MSDTPKVKGPASYFPSIEKTYGKPIQHWQDIVRQQQGKTHMQIVTLLKTDHGLGHGHANAIVAATLAG, encoded by the coding sequence ATGAGCGACACACCCAAGGTCAAGGGCCCGGCCTCCTACTTCCCGTCGATCGAGAAGACCTATGGAAAGCCGATCCAGCACTGGCAGGACATCGTCCGGCAGCAGCAAGGCAAAACGCATATGCAGATCGTCACCTTGCTGAAGACCGATCACGGTCTCGGCCATGGTCATGCCAATGCCATCGTCGCGGCGACGCTCGCCGGATGA
- a CDS encoding LysR substrate-binding domain-containing protein, with protein sequence MRRLPALSAMKVFEVVGQTRSFTRAAELLHLTQSAVSRQVRNLEDQLGEPLVIRRHHHLELTPSGMELLAALQQAFHNVELTVRNIMEKSNPQRLRVNVPPTFAKRWLMPRLASLRAFLPGIDLSITTDLQDNLAERGILDCAIRFGDGEWPTMRSERLITEHHIAVCAPHLLPQGKIPDAVDLSSLTFLHVLASADQRYLTWQRWLDAAGLGQTDTRGGLEFDLLDLVIEAASSGLGVAVADRSMVAPLMQAGQLVQVLDVEVEGHESYWLVTRADQPISGHVKAFHSWLRSELACDDLPRLHLATG encoded by the coding sequence ATGCGAAGACTACCCGCGCTATCGGCGATGAAGGTGTTCGAAGTGGTGGGCCAGACTCGCAGCTTTACGCGCGCCGCAGAATTGCTGCATCTGACGCAAAGCGCCGTCAGCCGGCAGGTGCGCAATCTTGAGGACCAGCTTGGCGAGCCGCTGGTGATCCGCCGGCACCATCATCTCGAGTTGACGCCCTCAGGCATGGAACTGCTGGCAGCCCTGCAGCAGGCGTTTCATAATGTTGAGCTCACCGTCCGAAATATCATGGAAAAGAGCAACCCGCAGCGGCTGCGGGTGAACGTGCCTCCGACCTTCGCCAAGCGCTGGCTGATGCCGCGTCTTGCCAGCCTGCGGGCATTTCTGCCCGGCATCGATCTCAGCATCACCACCGACCTGCAGGACAATCTCGCCGAACGTGGCATCCTGGACTGTGCCATTCGATTCGGCGATGGCGAATGGCCGACGATGAGATCCGAAAGGCTGATCACGGAACACCATATTGCCGTGTGTGCGCCGCATCTTCTGCCGCAAGGCAAGATCCCCGATGCCGTCGACCTCTCAAGCCTCACCTTTCTGCATGTTCTCGCATCGGCGGACCAGCGTTATCTGACCTGGCAGCGTTGGCTAGATGCCGCCGGTCTTGGGCAGACCGATACTCGCGGCGGCCTCGAATTCGATCTCCTCGACCTGGTGATTGAAGCGGCCAGCAGCGGGCTCGGTGTTGCTGTCGCCGACCGATCCATGGTCGCTCCGCTGATGCAGGCCGGGCAACTGGTACAAGTCCTGGATGTCGAGGTCGAGGGGCACGAATCCTATTGGCTGGTGACGCGTGCGGACCAGCCAATATCCGGCCACGTCAAGGCCTTCCACTCATGGCTGCGCTCTGAACTGGCGTGTGATGACCTGCCGCGCCTGCATCTTGCCACGGGCTGA